A single Sulfurimonas aquatica DNA region contains:
- a CDS encoding type II secretion system F family protein, producing MITFATLLMILSFLVMSGLLGWYFFIGYKHKSWLNKVFYMNDAALLEQSESTKKAEFKLKLLQAGLKRSNFNEVVLAGVVAGFALASLTLILDLKPMINFMIIFISLAIATLTPFLYLDEQRKARIKRIENDLAIFLDLLIIILEGGGGLNNAIDVVTVEGKSVIGNDLLAESERFKYEFITYSSEIAYENLSQRTGSPAVKTIVGFMKLSEETGIGVKSIFENQAQEIKDMDMLNVEKRAATMNISLTFTMFIFILPAVIAMIAFPMAADALMPKF from the coding sequence ATGATAACTTTTGCAACACTACTTATGATTCTCTCTTTTTTAGTAATGTCTGGACTATTAGGGTGGTATTTTTTTATAGGCTATAAGCATAAAAGTTGGCTAAATAAAGTCTTTTATATGAATGACGCAGCCCTACTTGAACAATCTGAAAGTACAAAAAAAGCAGAATTCAAATTAAAGTTACTACAAGCTGGATTAAAACGCAGTAATTTTAATGAAGTAGTATTAGCAGGTGTAGTAGCAGGTTTTGCATTAGCTTCTTTAACTCTGATATTAGACTTAAAACCTATGATAAATTTTATGATTATTTTTATTAGTTTGGCTATAGCTACTTTAACTCCTTTTTTATATTTAGATGAACAACGCAAGGCTCGTATTAAACGAATAGAAAATGACTTAGCAATATTTCTTGACCTTTTAATTATCATCTTAGAAGGTGGGGGTGGTCTTAATAACGCCATCGATGTTGTTACAGTTGAGGGTAAGTCCGTAATTGGAAATGATCTATTAGCGGAGTCAGAACGTTTTAAGTATGAGTTTATTACATACTCGAGTGAAATAGCATATGAAAACCTTTCTCAAAGAACAGGCTCTCCCGCTGTGAAAACAATAGTGGGCTTTATGAAGTTGTCTGAAGAGACCGGAATTGGTGTTAAAAGTATTTTTGAAAACCAAGCACAAGAGATTAAAGATATGGATATGTTAAATGTCGAAAAACGTGCAGCTACTATGAATATAAGTCTCACGTTTACGATGTTTATCTTTATCTTGCCTGCTGTTATTGCAATGATTGCTTTTCCAATGGCAGCTGATGCTTTAATGCCTAAATTCTAA
- a CDS encoding type II secretion system F family protein gives MAKLTIMTDLQIQILLLLLLSVSVTILFYMLYMEYKRSKHLKYIKKMISHNEESSIALVEAKRKLQSQSFLSRVSVGMLLAGFEFSSYLFLMLFLTFSASIGVLFTWFLQHWSGFVIGLPLGAFIFHTILKAIIEKRKNEFNTALAIAIAVLVKMMQNGIGFEQAMSKSINVSGSKMFKKIFANFFQEKNTIGEEEAFANLNQYVDSKELRIFALAVKIGRASGGRFSATLEKIESTVRYRKKMQEKVDVVTREGSIGSYVVAGIAVFLYFSLNSNFDGRLHEYFMTSEYGRFQILGIALWVVLGLMVNKMITKIHR, from the coding sequence ATGGCCAAACTTACAATAATGACAGATTTACAGATACAGATACTATTATTACTACTACTTAGTGTGAGTGTAACCATACTATTTTATATGCTTTATATGGAGTATAAACGTTCAAAGCATTTAAAATATATTAAAAAAATGATTTCTCATAATGAAGAGAGTTCAATTGCGTTAGTAGAAGCCAAAAGAAAGTTACAATCACAATCTTTCTTGTCAAGAGTAAGCGTAGGTATGCTTTTGGCAGGTTTTGAGTTTTCTAGCTATCTTTTTTTAATGCTATTTTTGACTTTTTCTGCGAGTATTGGAGTTTTGTTTACATGGTTTTTACAACACTGGAGTGGATTTGTTATTGGCTTACCACTAGGAGCCTTCATATTCCACACTATACTTAAAGCAATAATTGAAAAACGTAAGAACGAGTTTAACACTGCCTTAGCTATTGCTATCGCTGTTTTGGTGAAAATGATGCAAAATGGTATTGGTTTTGAGCAAGCAATGAGTAAGTCAATCAATGTCTCTGGATCAAAGATGTTTAAAAAAATATTTGCAAATTTTTTCCAGGAGAAAAATACTATTGGCGAAGAGGAAGCCTTTGCTAATCTTAATCAGTATGTTGATTCAAAAGAGCTTCGTATCTTTGCTCTTGCTGTTAAAATTGGACGTGCAAGTGGAGGGCGTTTTTCAGCGACTCTAGAGAAGATTGAATCAACTGTGCGTTATAGAAAAAAGATGCAAGAGAAAGTAGACGTAGTAACAAGAGAGGGCTCGATAGGTTCTTATGTAGTTGCTGGTATCGCTGTGTTTTTGTATTTTTCCCTAAATAGTAACTTCGATGGTAGATTGCATGAATACTTTATGACATCCGAGTATGGCCGTTTTCAGATTTTAGGTATTGCGCTATGGGTTGTACTAGGACTAATGGTTAATAAAATGATTACAAAGATACATAGATAA
- a CDS encoding SAF domain-containing protein produces the protein MREKKTKILVGALLALVIFASSIALLMYSKHSELNRYIEAHIEVVIASRGLEKGDVITAADIQMSRLPKSYINYTPLTKAEIVGRYAKVKILASEPLRPEKLSLLKPEDDESIVVETLEVVEEVTQDLQSDTITIPLSIFQNVDNSLKKGDFIDIVSVYPSKSKNQEYKFSTKYIALHVPIDSFIHKSVVLDALSDIKYEDQNKISIADSVVLKITPNNIKNLLPMYYKTQDLNSKRVYGSKENRGHLWMVKAATEINEIVQKEKSKMLLNTAAPKVKHKRTLKRVKNLDKVSISYED, from the coding sequence ATGAGAGAAAAAAAGACAAAAATATTAGTTGGAGCACTACTCGCTCTGGTAATATTTGCATCCTCGATTGCACTACTTATGTATTCTAAGCATAGTGAGTTAAACAGATATATTGAAGCTCACATTGAAGTTGTTATCGCAAGTAGAGGACTTGAAAAGGGTGATGTGATAACAGCTGCTGACATTCAAATGAGTCGTTTACCTAAGAGTTATATAAACTATACTCCGCTCACAAAAGCTGAGATTGTTGGGCGTTATGCAAAGGTTAAAATCTTAGCAAGTGAACCTCTTCGTCCTGAAAAATTAAGTCTGCTAAAGCCTGAAGATGATGAGAGTATTGTTGTAGAAACTCTAGAAGTTGTTGAAGAAGTAACTCAAGATTTACAGAGTGATACGATAACAATTCCTTTAAGTATTTTTCAAAATGTTGATAACTCTTTGAAAAAAGGCGACTTTATTGATATTGTCTCAGTTTACCCTAGCAAAAGTAAAAATCAAGAGTATAAATTTAGTACAAAATATATAGCTTTACATGTACCCATAGACTCTTTTATCCACAAGTCAGTAGTTCTTGACGCTCTAAGCGATATAAAGTATGAAGATCAAAATAAAATATCTATAGCCGATAGCGTAGTCTTAAAAATAACTCCAAATAATATTAAAAACCTTTTACCTATGTACTATAAAACGCAAGATTTGAACTCTAAACGCGTATATGGCTCAAAAGAGAATCGTGGTCACTTATGGATGGTAAAAGCAGCAACTGAGATTAATGAGATAGTTCAAAAAGAGAAGTCTAAGATGTTACTAAACACTGCTGCTCCAAAAGTTAAACACAAACGAACCCTTAAACGTGTTAAAAATCTTGATAAGGTAAGCATCTCTTATGAAGACTAG
- a CDS encoding pilus assembly protein N-terminal domain-containing protein: MKKIILLLAFCIALFGEDIVVFENEYKVLQLEKKVKSLVVGNKMIMNISILGSASRFGTNLKLFGKKSGNTSILITYSDNSIENYHVYVNQNLGFIQKMINTIEPELQLSKVGDGSTVISGKFKDPHEKKRIYELLESAGIDLTTLMDITQTDKINKMIRTKLYLVEINNNKAKDLGGVTGLGYFDEYTNVSLNPSAMNSATFSGWLLDNTGAFFSSGKSSLVGSLNFLESKGIAKILDDTVLITTEDRNASFHVGGKVYIPVGVTQTGGGFPTIQLEEKEYGLRLTLNTDFLEKENFMHVDVHIVDSQFDPNEEHNIQLGTGGFGSEPIVIPSFVSKEISTDVVAKSKNVIALGGRLHSEEVEAEEKIPFLGDIPLIGELFKHTVTSNKNNDLLFFIVPEIIDANEDINDSNYYRDLKLESETFNNILMDMNSSNEGRADSLVLIKKELAEVEDTPSPKEKIVQKKVQEKPLTQNITPQAISTLVEEENLEEELVLNTAEVEAKKTIFPTVERAKKVEKIETALAPEFISNEEELIINEEVNTQKKTTPKIDKQYKVTAQNIYVRSKPTDGYTAEVWAQGHPFTVEQEVTQDGLTWVKVKQDCKDGCRDAKEELWISKKYTEEL; encoded by the coding sequence ATGAAAAAAATAATACTGCTACTGGCTTTTTGTATCGCTTTATTTGGAGAAGACATTGTAGTCTTTGAAAATGAGTATAAAGTACTTCAACTAGAGAAAAAAGTGAAAAGCCTAGTTGTTGGAAATAAGATGATTATGAATATATCGATTTTAGGTTCGGCTTCTAGATTTGGAACTAACCTAAAACTATTTGGTAAAAAGAGTGGTAACACTTCTATATTGATTACCTATAGTGATAATAGTATTGAAAACTATCATGTATATGTAAATCAAAATCTCGGTTTTATTCAAAAAATGATTAATACTATTGAACCTGAGCTTCAACTAAGTAAAGTAGGGGATGGTTCAACGGTAATCTCTGGTAAGTTTAAAGATCCTCATGAGAAAAAGCGCATATATGAACTCTTAGAGAGTGCAGGAATCGACCTTACTACACTTATGGATATAACGCAGACAGATAAAATAAATAAAATGATTCGTACAAAACTTTATCTTGTTGAAATAAATAACAATAAGGCAAAGGACCTTGGTGGCGTTACTGGTCTTGGATATTTTGATGAATACACTAATGTGTCACTTAATCCAAGTGCAATGAATAGTGCTACATTTAGTGGATGGTTACTTGACAATACTGGTGCTTTTTTTAGCTCTGGAAAAAGTAGCCTTGTTGGCTCACTGAATTTTTTAGAATCAAAAGGGATTGCAAAGATTCTTGATGACACGGTTTTAATAACAACAGAAGATAGAAACGCAAGTTTTCACGTTGGTGGCAAGGTTTACATACCAGTTGGCGTTACACAAACTGGTGGTGGTTTTCCAACTATACAGCTCGAAGAAAAAGAGTATGGTCTGCGTTTAACTTTAAATACTGACTTTTTAGAAAAAGAAAATTTTATGCATGTAGATGTGCATATAGTGGACAGTCAGTTTGATCCAAATGAAGAGCATAATATTCAACTAGGTACCGGTGGATTTGGTTCTGAACCCATTGTTATTCCCTCTTTTGTGAGTAAAGAGATAAGCACAGATGTAGTGGCAAAATCTAAGAATGTTATCGCTCTTGGTGGTCGTCTTCACTCTGAAGAGGTTGAAGCAGAAGAGAAGATTCCATTTTTAGGCGATATCCCTTTGATTGGTGAGCTGTTTAAACATACTGTTACAAGTAATAAAAACAATGATTTACTCTTTTTTATAGTGCCTGAGATTATAGACGCGAATGAAGATATAAATGATAGTAACTACTATCGTGACCTAAAACTTGAAAGTGAAACATTTAATAATATACTTATGGATATGAATAGTTCAAATGAGGGTAGAGCAGACTCACTTGTTCTTATCAAAAAAGAGTTAGCTGAAGTAGAAGATACACCTAGTCCTAAAGAAAAAATAGTACAAAAGAAAGTTCAAGAAAAACCTCTTACTCAAAATATAACGCCACAAGCAATAAGCACTCTCGTTGAAGAAGAAAACTTAGAAGAAGAGTTAGTGTTAAACACAGCAGAAGTTGAAGCTAAAAAAACTATATTTCCAACTGTTGAGAGAGCAAAAAAAGTTGAAAAAATAGAGACCGCTTTAGCTCCTGAATTTATATCTAATGAAGAAGAGTTAATCATCAATGAAGAAGTAAATACTCAGAAGAAAACTACTCCAAAGATAGACAAACAGTATAAGGTCACAGCCCAAAATATCTATGTTCGATCAAAGCCTACAGATGGCTATACAGCAGAGGTTTGGGCTCAGGGACATCCCTTTACTGTAGAGCAAGAAGTGACTCAAGATGGTCTTACTTGGGTTAAGGTTAAACAAGATTGTAAAGATGGCTGTAGAGATGCTAAAGAAGAGTTGTGGATCTCTAAAAAGTATACGGAAGAGTTATAA